Proteins encoded within one genomic window of Xylophilus sp. GOD-11R:
- a CDS encoding DMT family transporter codes for MNIGIFFLALVSIFMSASAQIALKRGLSTERVIAALQHQNYGQFASFVLVSPWVISGLALYVLSMVCWIAVLTKTQVSVAYPMVGLGFVFTAVAGFFLFGEGVTVQKILGISLIIAGVYTLARSGS; via the coding sequence TTGAATATCGGGATCTTTTTTCTTGCGCTGGTCAGTATTTTCATGTCTGCCTCCGCGCAGATTGCCCTGAAGCGTGGCCTCTCGACAGAACGTGTGATTGCCGCGTTACAGCATCAAAACTACGGGCAGTTTGCGTCATTCGTTTTAGTCTCCCCGTGGGTAATATCAGGACTGGCACTTTATGTATTGAGCATGGTGTGCTGGATTGCAGTGCTTACCAAAACGCAAGTGAGCGTGGCTTATCCGATGGTGGGGCTCGGCTTCGTGTTTACCGCTGTCGCGGGCTTCTTTCTGTTCGGTGAGGGAGTTACGGTGCAAAAGATATTGGGTATATCTTTAATCATTGCCGGCGTTTACACCCTGGCGCGCTCTGGGAGCTAG
- a CDS encoding UbiA family prenyltransferase, with protein MQKSIPLCVDLDGTLSKTDLLHESVLQLIKINFLFLFYLPFWLIKGKAFLKRQIAQRTSLNYSTLPYNSDVIALINAAKLDGRMVVLATASQESQALGVANHLGLFDTIEASTAEVNLASSQKAKRLVDKFGKFEFDYVGNSRADLAVWAVCRKSIVVSSSESLFSRAKAVCSDVTKIERARPSLKNILKAIRVHQWLKNALVFVPVLVKHGPIQWAEAVQALLAFVAFSLCASAVYVLNDLLDLEADRQHKSKRRRHFASGNIPISVGAMLLPALMASSLAAALQLPPLFFMVLVVYFIATNLYSLWLKRQVIVDIMLLAMLYTTRIVAGGSASGIDLSFWLLAFSIFIFFSLGVVKRYTELRDAQLENRRQPAGRGYAVDDLPILLTLGVSSGFSAVVVLALYVNNPDADINYKYPQMLWLAVLAVLYWIVRVWMKTHRGEIHEDPVVFAATDKQSWAVVILISVCFFIAQLH; from the coding sequence ATGCAAAAAAGTATACCTTTGTGCGTTGACTTGGACGGCACGCTTTCGAAGACTGATCTGCTGCATGAATCCGTACTGCAGTTGATCAAGATTAATTTTTTATTTTTATTTTATTTGCCATTTTGGCTGATAAAAGGCAAAGCGTTTTTGAAGCGGCAAATCGCTCAGCGCACGTCCCTCAACTATTCGACGCTCCCCTATAACTCCGATGTCATAGCGCTCATCAATGCGGCCAAGTTGGATGGACGGATGGTCGTGCTCGCCACTGCTTCCCAGGAAAGTCAAGCCTTGGGAGTCGCTAACCATCTTGGGCTTTTCGACACGATTGAGGCTTCCACGGCGGAAGTTAATCTCGCGTCCAGCCAGAAAGCGAAACGGCTTGTAGATAAATTTGGGAAGTTTGAATTCGACTATGTCGGAAATTCAAGAGCCGACTTGGCAGTATGGGCCGTTTGCCGGAAATCTATTGTCGTTTCCTCATCTGAAAGTCTATTTTCGAGAGCCAAAGCCGTTTGCTCCGACGTCACAAAAATTGAAAGAGCACGACCAAGTCTTAAAAACATCTTGAAAGCCATCCGGGTTCACCAGTGGTTGAAAAATGCACTGGTGTTTGTCCCGGTACTGGTGAAGCATGGACCTATTCAATGGGCGGAAGCAGTTCAGGCGTTGCTGGCTTTTGTGGCGTTTTCACTTTGCGCATCGGCAGTGTATGTGTTGAACGATTTGCTGGATCTTGAGGCTGACCGCCAGCACAAATCGAAACGGCGCAGACATTTTGCGAGCGGAAATATTCCAATATCGGTTGGTGCGATGCTGCTGCCTGCATTAATGGCGTCTTCATTGGCGGCTGCGCTGCAATTGCCGCCGCTCTTTTTCATGGTCCTGGTTGTATATTTCATCGCGACTAACCTGTATTCGCTTTGGCTGAAGCGTCAAGTCATTGTTGACATAATGCTCCTGGCCATGCTTTACACCACACGGATTGTGGCTGGTGGTTCGGCTTCCGGGATTGACTTGTCATTTTGGCTTCTTGCGTTCTCTATATTTATCTTCTTCAGCTTGGGTGTGGTTAAAAGATATACAGAACTGCGAGATGCTCAACTTGAAAACCGTCGTCAACCTGCTGGACGTGGGTACGCGGTCGACGACTTACCGATCTTGCTGACACTTGGCGTGAGTAGTGGGTTTTCGGCCGTGGTCGTGCTGGCGCTGTATGTGAACAATCCGGATGCCGACATAAATTACAAGTATCCCCAGATGTTGTGGCTGGCGGTACTTGCCGTGCTCTATTGGATTGTTCGAGTATGGATGAAGACTCATCGCGGAGAAATTCATGAAGACCCGGTCGTTTTCGCCGCTACGGATAAGCAAAGTTGGGCTGTTGTTATCCTGATTTCAGTATGCTTTTTCATTGCCCAATTGCACTGA